From Fragaria vesca subsp. vesca unplaced genomic scaffold, FraVesHawaii_1.0 scf0513139, whole genome shotgun sequence:
TAGAAGTTCAAGGATTGATAGCTGCTCGAGCTGACTCGAACAAAGGGAGATTTGTAAGATTTTTAATTCTACAGAAACCTTTGGACTACCCTTGATCAAACCATCTATTGTGGTTTTGTGCTATTGAGATGTACCGTGTGCCAACAACATCTCAGTCACACACTCACACACGAGCTATCAAAATGCAGTAGTCCCAGTTCATTTGTCAAAACTTCCTGACTGTAAGAATACTCTGAGTTTCAACTCGTACTGATCTCTGAATACATTTATCGACAAATTAATaggaaagaaaacacaactgTAGTAAAAGGCTCAAAACCAAGGAAtaagaaacatcaaaattaatAGGAAGTGTGCTGTGAAAAAACAACGCCTGCCACGCGATTCGAAATGAAGCATTAAATTCATATTAGCACCAGATTACTCGAATTTCAACATTCACAACAATAGAGTACAACTACAACACACAGTTTATACTGAAATCCAGTTTTCTAATCTCACTACCTCCTCCATATCTGAAGCCTCCTAATCTTAAAGCTTGCTGGAATAACATCCAGGAAGCAGAGCATTACTGCTTCAAGGTGGAAAGGACAATACTCATGGCCCTTCTAATTACCGCTGTTGGTCTACCCCTTAAAACCTCCATCATTGCCTTCGCATTAGGCACAAATCCTTTATCCATCATTACCCGCACACACTCTTTTCCCTCCTCCTCAGCTGCCTTGTCCTCCTGCTTTGCAAAGCCTTCTATGACCGCAGTGAAGGAAGCAGCATTGGGTCGCTTTCCCTTGTCCATCATCTCAAGCAAATACTTCTTGGCATCTCCAATAAAATTGGGGTCAGCACTGAGTCCCTTGATTAAAACGGTGTAAGTGACAGAGTTGGGGGAAACCCCTGCAGCTAACATGGCTAGGTATGCCCCCAGAGCACCCTTGGTCTTGTCGAACTTGAGGTAGGCTTTAATAATGGAAGTGTGGATTACGACCATGGGCTCTACATGCTTCtcctcaatttcatttttgaactttGCGGCCTCTTCTAAATTTCCGTCAACTATCAAAGCAGTGTACATCTTGTTCGACAGTTTCTGGATGTGGCCAGGGAAGGCGCTCTTCATAAAGAAGTATTTTCTAACATCCTCGTCAACGGTGTGATTGTGTACAAGATGAGCTTGCATCTTCAGTGTTTCCCTTGCTTCGGCGAGGTAAGCTTCGTTGTAGTAAAACCCATTGTCGTGAAGAATGAACCCCCTGGCTTTTAGCTGCTCAATGAACTCCTTGAACTTATCCAGTGGCTCTCGGTAAGCAATGGCCTTCAAAACATCCCAGAAGGGTGTACGCTTGAGCTTCATCCCCTTATCCAACAGTTCCAGAAAAAACCTCTTGGCATACCTAAGGTACTTTGCTTTGGAAAAGTCTGTTGAAAGTACACAAATGAGTTGAGTGTAAGTGTAGGAGACAGGGTTGAAACCAGAGGCTATCATGTGGTGGTACACCTTGAGTGCACTCTCGGCCTTCCGTGAACCGGAGTAGATAGTGATCACAATGGTGAAGACAGCTACTTCAGACAGAATGCCCAAGTCAGAGAAAGGCTTAAACATCTCTCTAGCATTGTCAGTGTGGCCGATATCTGCCATAAAGCTGAACATTTGAACTGCCCAATTGTTAAGGGAATCGTAGCAACTCCCAACCGTGCGAAATACTCTTTTCAATTCCTCGTCCTCACAGTCTTTGGTGGCATCCTCGAAAACCTTCATTGCAAGTTTCTTGAGGTCATCAGCAGAGGATTTGCGGGAACTAGTTTCCGCCATTGATTCGATTTTTCTACGTGG
This genomic window contains:
- the LOC101306004 gene encoding pentatricopeptide repeat-containing protein At4g19440, chloroplastic-like, which produces MAETSSRKSSADDLKKLAMKVFEDATKDCEDEELKRVFRTVGSCYDSLNNWAVQMFSFMADIGHTDNAREMFKPFSDLGILSEVAVFTIVITIYSGSRKAESALKVYHHMIASGFNPVSYTYTQLICVLSTDFSKAKYLRYAKRFFLELLDKGMKLKRTPFWDVLKAIAYREPLDKFKEFIEQLKARGFILHDNGFYYNEAYLAEARETLKMQAHLVHNHTVDEDVRKYFFMKSAFPGHIQKLSNKMYTALIVDGNLEEAAKFKNEIEEKHVEPMVVIHTSIIKAYLKFDKTKGALGAYLAMLAAGVSPNSVTYTVLIKGLSADPNFIGDAKKYLLEMMDKGKRPNAASFTAVIEGFAKQEDKAAEEEGKECVRVMMDKGFVPNAKAMMEVLRGRPTAVIRRAMSIVLSTLKQ